The Struthio camelus isolate bStrCam1 chromosome 5, bStrCam1.hap1, whole genome shotgun sequence genome has a segment encoding these proteins:
- the SWAP70 gene encoding switch-associated protein 70 isoform X4, whose translation MVGLKEELLKSIWHAFTALDLDRSGKVSKSQLKIEYLLKKLTEAMGAGWQQEQFDHYKIAFNTSREGLSAWELIDLIGSGQFSKGMDRQTVSMAINEVFNELILDVLKQGYMLKKGHKRKNWTERWFVLKPNIISYYVSEDLKDKKGDIMLDGNCCVEALPDKDGKKCLFLIKCLDKSFEISASDKKKKQEWIQAIQTTVNLLRRGKPPPHKEARQKRKELRQKLLAEQEELERQMKELQTANENKQKELETVRKQLEAAAARAAEEEKKRLQTQVELQDRFSLELEREKMVRQKMEEQVAQKSSELEQYLQRVRELEEMYKQLQEALEDEKQARQDEETVRKLQARLLEEESAKRAELEKWHLQQQQTIQMTEAEKQELENQRLIKERALQVAMQQLEQLELERKEALEQYEEVKKKLETAANNTKSWKDKVAHHEGLIRLIEPGSKNPHLITNWGPAAFTEAELQQRQKSWKGKKAASE comes from the exons atGGTGGGCCTCAAGGAGGAGCTGCTCAAGTCCATCTGGCACGCCTTCACCGCGCTGGACCTCGACCGCAGCGGCAAGGTCTCCAAGTCGCAGCTCAAG ATtgaatatttgcttaaaaaactCACCGAAGCAATGGGTGCAGGCTGGCAGCAAGAGCAGTTTGATCATTATAAGATTGCTTTCAATACCAGTCGAGAAGGTCTTTCTGCGTGGGAGCTGATTGATCTCATCGGAAGCGGACAGTTCAGTAAAGGGATGGACCGACAGACAGTATCGATGGCAATTAATGAAGTCTTTAACGAGCTCATATTAGATGTCCTTAAACAG GGTTATATGTTGAAGAAAGgtcacaaaaggaaaaactggACAGAACGATGGTTTGTTCTAAAACCCAATATCATTTCCTACTACGTAAGTGAAGATTTAAAAGACAAGAAGGGAGATATCATGCTGGATGGCAACTGTTGtgtagag GCCCTGCCTGataaagatggaaagaaatgcctttttctcaTAAAATGTCTTGACAAAAGTTTTGAGATCAGTGCCTCTgataagaagaagaaacaggagtGGATTCAAG CCATACAGACCACTGTAAACCTGCTCAGAAGGGGGAAGCCTCCACCCCACAAGGAAGCACGCCAAAAACGGAAAGAATTACGCCAGAAACTGTTAGCTGAGCAAGAAGAATTGGAGCGGCAGATGAAAGAATTGCAAACGGCCAATGAGAACAAGCAGAAGGAGCTGGAGACCGTGAGAAAG CAACTGGAAGCAGCAGCTGCACGTGCTGccgaggaggagaagaaaagacttcAGACTCAAGTGGAATTACAAGATCGCTTCAGCCtggagctggagagagaaaaaatg GTAAGACAAAAAATGgaagagcaggttgctcagaagTCGTCTGAACTGGAACAGTATTTACAGAGAGTACGTGAACTGGAAGAAATGTATAAGCAGCTACAGGAAGCCTTGGAGGATGAGAAACAGGCACGTCAAGATGAAGAGACTGTAAGGAAACTTCAAGCCAG ATTACTGGAAGAAGAGTCTGCAAAGagagcagaactggaaaaatgGCACTTGCAGCAGCAACAGACCATTCAGATGACAGAAGCAGAGAAGCAAGAGCTAGAAAACCAGAGACTGATAAAGGAACGGGCTCTTCAGGTTGCTATGCAACAACTGGAACAGCTTGAACTGGAAAGGAAGGAGGCCCTTGAGCAGTATGAG GAGGTTAAAAAGAAGTTGGAAACAGCAGCTAATAACACCAAAAGTTGGAAAGATAAAGTAGCTCATCACGAGGGACTAATTCGACTAATAGAGCCAG GCTCCAAGAATCCTCACTTAATCACAAACTGGGGTCCAGCAGCCTTCACTGAAGCTGAActtcagcaaagacaaaagagctggaaggggaaaaaggcCGCTTCTGAGTAA
- the SWAP70 gene encoding switch-associated protein 70 isoform X1: protein MVGLKEELLKSIWHAFTALDLDRSGKVSKSQLKVLSHNLCTVLNVPHDPVALEEHFRDDDEGPVSNQGYMPYLNKFILEKVQGNFDKVEFNRMCWTLCAKKNLCKSPLLISDEDAFKVWVIFNFLSEDKYPLIIVPEEIEYLLKKLTEAMGAGWQQEQFDHYKIAFNTSREGLSAWELIDLIGSGQFSKGMDRQTVSMAINEVFNELILDVLKQGYMLKKGHKRKNWTERWFVLKPNIISYYVSEDLKDKKGDIMLDGNCCVEALPDKDGKKCLFLIKCLDKSFEISASDKKKKQEWIQAIQTTVNLLRRGKPPPHKEARQKRKELRQKLLAEQEELERQMKELQTANENKQKELETVRKQLEAAAARAAEEEKKRLQTQVELQDRFSLELEREKMVRQKMEEQVAQKSSELEQYLQRVRELEEMYKQLQEALEDEKQARQDEETVRKLQARLLEEESAKRAELEKWHLQQQQTIQMTEAEKQELENQRLIKERALQVAMQQLEQLELERKEALEQYEEVKKKLETAANNTKSWKDKVAHHEGLIRLIEPGSKNPHLITNWGPAAFTEAELQQRQKSWKGKKAASE, encoded by the exons atGGTGGGCCTCAAGGAGGAGCTGCTCAAGTCCATCTGGCACGCCTTCACCGCGCTGGACCTCGACCGCAGCGGCAAGGTCTCCAAGTCGCAGCTCAAG gTCCTCTCTCACAATTTGTGCACGGTGTTGAATGTTCCCCATGACCCAGTGGCCTTAGAAGAGCACTTTAGGGATGATGATGAAGGACCAGTTTCCAATCAGGGTTACATgccttatttaaataaatttatcctGGAAAAG GTTCAAGGAAACTTTGACAAAGTTGAATTCAATAGGATGTGCTGGACGCTCTGTGCTAAAAAGAATCTCTGTAAGAGTCCTCTGCTGATTAGTGATGAAGATGCATTTAAAGTGTgggttatttttaactttttgtcaGAGGACAAATACCCTTTAATCATTGTACCTGAGGAG ATtgaatatttgcttaaaaaactCACCGAAGCAATGGGTGCAGGCTGGCAGCAAGAGCAGTTTGATCATTATAAGATTGCTTTCAATACCAGTCGAGAAGGTCTTTCTGCGTGGGAGCTGATTGATCTCATCGGAAGCGGACAGTTCAGTAAAGGGATGGACCGACAGACAGTATCGATGGCAATTAATGAAGTCTTTAACGAGCTCATATTAGATGTCCTTAAACAG GGTTATATGTTGAAGAAAGgtcacaaaaggaaaaactggACAGAACGATGGTTTGTTCTAAAACCCAATATCATTTCCTACTACGTAAGTGAAGATTTAAAAGACAAGAAGGGAGATATCATGCTGGATGGCAACTGTTGtgtagag GCCCTGCCTGataaagatggaaagaaatgcctttttctcaTAAAATGTCTTGACAAAAGTTTTGAGATCAGTGCCTCTgataagaagaagaaacaggagtGGATTCAAG CCATACAGACCACTGTAAACCTGCTCAGAAGGGGGAAGCCTCCACCCCACAAGGAAGCACGCCAAAAACGGAAAGAATTACGCCAGAAACTGTTAGCTGAGCAAGAAGAATTGGAGCGGCAGATGAAAGAATTGCAAACGGCCAATGAGAACAAGCAGAAGGAGCTGGAGACCGTGAGAAAG CAACTGGAAGCAGCAGCTGCACGTGCTGccgaggaggagaagaaaagacttcAGACTCAAGTGGAATTACAAGATCGCTTCAGCCtggagctggagagagaaaaaatg GTAAGACAAAAAATGgaagagcaggttgctcagaagTCGTCTGAACTGGAACAGTATTTACAGAGAGTACGTGAACTGGAAGAAATGTATAAGCAGCTACAGGAAGCCTTGGAGGATGAGAAACAGGCACGTCAAGATGAAGAGACTGTAAGGAAACTTCAAGCCAG ATTACTGGAAGAAGAGTCTGCAAAGagagcagaactggaaaaatgGCACTTGCAGCAGCAACAGACCATTCAGATGACAGAAGCAGAGAAGCAAGAGCTAGAAAACCAGAGACTGATAAAGGAACGGGCTCTTCAGGTTGCTATGCAACAACTGGAACAGCTTGAACTGGAAAGGAAGGAGGCCCTTGAGCAGTATGAG GAGGTTAAAAAGAAGTTGGAAACAGCAGCTAATAACACCAAAAGTTGGAAAGATAAAGTAGCTCATCACGAGGGACTAATTCGACTAATAGAGCCAG GCTCCAAGAATCCTCACTTAATCACAAACTGGGGTCCAGCAGCCTTCACTGAAGCTGAActtcagcaaagacaaaagagctggaaggggaaaaaggcCGCTTCTGAGTAA
- the SWAP70 gene encoding switch-associated protein 70 isoform X2 gives MYLLVLSHNLCTVLNVPHDPVALEEHFRDDDEGPVSNQGYMPYLNKFILEKVQGNFDKVEFNRMCWTLCAKKNLCKSPLLISDEDAFKVWVIFNFLSEDKYPLIIVPEEIEYLLKKLTEAMGAGWQQEQFDHYKIAFNTSREGLSAWELIDLIGSGQFSKGMDRQTVSMAINEVFNELILDVLKQGYMLKKGHKRKNWTERWFVLKPNIISYYVSEDLKDKKGDIMLDGNCCVEALPDKDGKKCLFLIKCLDKSFEISASDKKKKQEWIQAIQTTVNLLRRGKPPPHKEARQKRKELRQKLLAEQEELERQMKELQTANENKQKELETVRKQLEAAAARAAEEEKKRLQTQVELQDRFSLELEREKMVRQKMEEQVAQKSSELEQYLQRVRELEEMYKQLQEALEDEKQARQDEETVRKLQARLLEEESAKRAELEKWHLQQQQTIQMTEAEKQELENQRLIKERALQVAMQQLEQLELERKEALEQYEEVKKKLETAANNTKSWKDKVAHHEGLIRLIEPGSKNPHLITNWGPAAFTEAELQQRQKSWKGKKAASE, from the exons ATGTACCTGCTT gTCCTCTCTCACAATTTGTGCACGGTGTTGAATGTTCCCCATGACCCAGTGGCCTTAGAAGAGCACTTTAGGGATGATGATGAAGGACCAGTTTCCAATCAGGGTTACATgccttatttaaataaatttatcctGGAAAAG GTTCAAGGAAACTTTGACAAAGTTGAATTCAATAGGATGTGCTGGACGCTCTGTGCTAAAAAGAATCTCTGTAAGAGTCCTCTGCTGATTAGTGATGAAGATGCATTTAAAGTGTgggttatttttaactttttgtcaGAGGACAAATACCCTTTAATCATTGTACCTGAGGAG ATtgaatatttgcttaaaaaactCACCGAAGCAATGGGTGCAGGCTGGCAGCAAGAGCAGTTTGATCATTATAAGATTGCTTTCAATACCAGTCGAGAAGGTCTTTCTGCGTGGGAGCTGATTGATCTCATCGGAAGCGGACAGTTCAGTAAAGGGATGGACCGACAGACAGTATCGATGGCAATTAATGAAGTCTTTAACGAGCTCATATTAGATGTCCTTAAACAG GGTTATATGTTGAAGAAAGgtcacaaaaggaaaaactggACAGAACGATGGTTTGTTCTAAAACCCAATATCATTTCCTACTACGTAAGTGAAGATTTAAAAGACAAGAAGGGAGATATCATGCTGGATGGCAACTGTTGtgtagag GCCCTGCCTGataaagatggaaagaaatgcctttttctcaTAAAATGTCTTGACAAAAGTTTTGAGATCAGTGCCTCTgataagaagaagaaacaggagtGGATTCAAG CCATACAGACCACTGTAAACCTGCTCAGAAGGGGGAAGCCTCCACCCCACAAGGAAGCACGCCAAAAACGGAAAGAATTACGCCAGAAACTGTTAGCTGAGCAAGAAGAATTGGAGCGGCAGATGAAAGAATTGCAAACGGCCAATGAGAACAAGCAGAAGGAGCTGGAGACCGTGAGAAAG CAACTGGAAGCAGCAGCTGCACGTGCTGccgaggaggagaagaaaagacttcAGACTCAAGTGGAATTACAAGATCGCTTCAGCCtggagctggagagagaaaaaatg GTAAGACAAAAAATGgaagagcaggttgctcagaagTCGTCTGAACTGGAACAGTATTTACAGAGAGTACGTGAACTGGAAGAAATGTATAAGCAGCTACAGGAAGCCTTGGAGGATGAGAAACAGGCACGTCAAGATGAAGAGACTGTAAGGAAACTTCAAGCCAG ATTACTGGAAGAAGAGTCTGCAAAGagagcagaactggaaaaatgGCACTTGCAGCAGCAACAGACCATTCAGATGACAGAAGCAGAGAAGCAAGAGCTAGAAAACCAGAGACTGATAAAGGAACGGGCTCTTCAGGTTGCTATGCAACAACTGGAACAGCTTGAACTGGAAAGGAAGGAGGCCCTTGAGCAGTATGAG GAGGTTAAAAAGAAGTTGGAAACAGCAGCTAATAACACCAAAAGTTGGAAAGATAAAGTAGCTCATCACGAGGGACTAATTCGACTAATAGAGCCAG GCTCCAAGAATCCTCACTTAATCACAAACTGGGGTCCAGCAGCCTTCACTGAAGCTGAActtcagcaaagacaaaagagctggaaggggaaaaaggcCGCTTCTGAGTAA
- the SWAP70 gene encoding switch-associated protein 70 isoform X3, whose product MPYLNKFILEKVQGNFDKVEFNRMCWTLCAKKNLCKSPLLISDEDAFKVWVIFNFLSEDKYPLIIVPEEIEYLLKKLTEAMGAGWQQEQFDHYKIAFNTSREGLSAWELIDLIGSGQFSKGMDRQTVSMAINEVFNELILDVLKQGYMLKKGHKRKNWTERWFVLKPNIISYYVSEDLKDKKGDIMLDGNCCVEALPDKDGKKCLFLIKCLDKSFEISASDKKKKQEWIQAIQTTVNLLRRGKPPPHKEARQKRKELRQKLLAEQEELERQMKELQTANENKQKELETVRKQLEAAAARAAEEEKKRLQTQVELQDRFSLELEREKMVRQKMEEQVAQKSSELEQYLQRVRELEEMYKQLQEALEDEKQARQDEETVRKLQARLLEEESAKRAELEKWHLQQQQTIQMTEAEKQELENQRLIKERALQVAMQQLEQLELERKEALEQYEEVKKKLETAANNTKSWKDKVAHHEGLIRLIEPGSKNPHLITNWGPAAFTEAELQQRQKSWKGKKAASE is encoded by the exons ATgccttatttaaataaatttatcctGGAAAAG GTTCAAGGAAACTTTGACAAAGTTGAATTCAATAGGATGTGCTGGACGCTCTGTGCTAAAAAGAATCTCTGTAAGAGTCCTCTGCTGATTAGTGATGAAGATGCATTTAAAGTGTgggttatttttaactttttgtcaGAGGACAAATACCCTTTAATCATTGTACCTGAGGAG ATtgaatatttgcttaaaaaactCACCGAAGCAATGGGTGCAGGCTGGCAGCAAGAGCAGTTTGATCATTATAAGATTGCTTTCAATACCAGTCGAGAAGGTCTTTCTGCGTGGGAGCTGATTGATCTCATCGGAAGCGGACAGTTCAGTAAAGGGATGGACCGACAGACAGTATCGATGGCAATTAATGAAGTCTTTAACGAGCTCATATTAGATGTCCTTAAACAG GGTTATATGTTGAAGAAAGgtcacaaaaggaaaaactggACAGAACGATGGTTTGTTCTAAAACCCAATATCATTTCCTACTACGTAAGTGAAGATTTAAAAGACAAGAAGGGAGATATCATGCTGGATGGCAACTGTTGtgtagag GCCCTGCCTGataaagatggaaagaaatgcctttttctcaTAAAATGTCTTGACAAAAGTTTTGAGATCAGTGCCTCTgataagaagaagaaacaggagtGGATTCAAG CCATACAGACCACTGTAAACCTGCTCAGAAGGGGGAAGCCTCCACCCCACAAGGAAGCACGCCAAAAACGGAAAGAATTACGCCAGAAACTGTTAGCTGAGCAAGAAGAATTGGAGCGGCAGATGAAAGAATTGCAAACGGCCAATGAGAACAAGCAGAAGGAGCTGGAGACCGTGAGAAAG CAACTGGAAGCAGCAGCTGCACGTGCTGccgaggaggagaagaaaagacttcAGACTCAAGTGGAATTACAAGATCGCTTCAGCCtggagctggagagagaaaaaatg GTAAGACAAAAAATGgaagagcaggttgctcagaagTCGTCTGAACTGGAACAGTATTTACAGAGAGTACGTGAACTGGAAGAAATGTATAAGCAGCTACAGGAAGCCTTGGAGGATGAGAAACAGGCACGTCAAGATGAAGAGACTGTAAGGAAACTTCAAGCCAG ATTACTGGAAGAAGAGTCTGCAAAGagagcagaactggaaaaatgGCACTTGCAGCAGCAACAGACCATTCAGATGACAGAAGCAGAGAAGCAAGAGCTAGAAAACCAGAGACTGATAAAGGAACGGGCTCTTCAGGTTGCTATGCAACAACTGGAACAGCTTGAACTGGAAAGGAAGGAGGCCCTTGAGCAGTATGAG GAGGTTAAAAAGAAGTTGGAAACAGCAGCTAATAACACCAAAAGTTGGAAAGATAAAGTAGCTCATCACGAGGGACTAATTCGACTAATAGAGCCAG GCTCCAAGAATCCTCACTTAATCACAAACTGGGGTCCAGCAGCCTTCACTGAAGCTGAActtcagcaaagacaaaagagctggaaggggaaaaaggcCGCTTCTGAGTAA